From a region of the Thermoanaerobaculia bacterium genome:
- a CDS encoding efflux RND transporter periplasmic adaptor subunit, producing MKTIMSIVVVLSILACGPRHGSEAGKEGNKKEEKPPLVEVETVTSGPIRHVTAVTATLEAERRVEVVTETMGVVEQILTEEGRTVQTGETIAILKHRDEEIALERAQVEYDHQSRELERNRKLFEQGLLSPESMAQTTYLYEQSRVALDDAKMRLNKTYITAPFHGIVSRRHIYVGQHVQALSPLFTLTDSDPLLARIFLPEETASNIRVGQEVKGLAREGAVSFLSRVLRISPVVDSQTGTVEIVLSISRAPEQLMPGSFVTFDVVDKVKPAATLVPLRALVSELDQTWVFTVNDNVSHKRDVKIGWRNGTVAEILEGVEPGEKVVTVGKEGLKEGTKVTLEAAAPAPPETEEDQDSASGE from the coding sequence ATGAAAACCATCATGTCCATAGTCGTTGTGCTTTCGATTCTTGCCTGCGGTCCCCGGCACGGTTCGGAAGCAGGAAAAGAAGGAAATAAAAAGGAAGAAAAACCCCCTCTCGTCGAGGTCGAAACTGTCACCAGCGGCCCCATCCGGCATGTAACCGCAGTCACAGCAACACTTGAAGCCGAACGGAGAGTGGAAGTCGTGACCGAAACCATGGGGGTCGTAGAGCAGATCCTTACCGAAGAGGGTCGAACCGTTCAGACGGGGGAAACTATTGCCATCCTGAAACACAGGGATGAAGAGATCGCCCTGGAAAGGGCTCAGGTCGAATATGACCACCAGTCCCGCGAGCTGGAGAGGAACCGAAAACTCTTTGAACAGGGTCTGCTTTCGCCGGAATCGATGGCACAGACCACATATCTTTATGAACAGTCGCGCGTGGCTCTGGATGACGCAAAGATGCGCTTGAATAAGACCTACATCACGGCACCCTTTCACGGGATCGTATCCCGCCGTCACATTTACGTGGGTCAGCACGTCCAGGCTCTCTCCCCCCTCTTCACTCTGACGGACAGCGACCCTCTTCTGGCAAGAATTTTCCTTCCGGAGGAAACAGCCTCGAATATCCGGGTCGGTCAGGAGGTAAAGGGTCTGGCGAGGGAAGGCGCGGTTTCATTCCTGAGCCGCGTCCTGCGCATATCACCCGTTGTGGACTCTCAGACCGGCACGGTCGAGATCGTATTATCCATTTCCCGGGCACCGGAACAGCTTATGCCCGGTTCTTTCGTTACCTTTGACGTGGTGGACAAGGTAAAGCCCGCCGCAACCCTGGTGCCCCTGCGTGCCCTTGTATCGGAGCTGGACCAGACATGGGTATTCACGGTGAACGATAACGTCTCCCATAAACGGGATGTGAAGATCGGCTGGAGGAATGGCACCGTTGCAGAGATTCTGGAAGGGGTTGAGCCCGGGGAGAAGGTTGTCACCGTAGGCAAGGAAGGGCTGAAGGAAGGGACAAAGGTCACTCTTGAGGCTGCCGCCCCGGCACCACCCGAAACGGAGGAAGATCAGGACTCCGCATCCGGAGAATAA
- a CDS encoding TlpA disulfide reductase family protein: protein MELPRLEPIWESGKDKGVSVIAIEGRRDTQRAKDFISEHGLTFHFLEASENGPDVVKDLYRVRAFPTSFILDGKGKILYYHLGFEAGDEETIQKEIDSILNQS, encoded by the coding sequence GTGGAGTTGCCACGCCTGGAACCGATATGGGAAAGTGGAAAGGATAAGGGAGTCAGCGTTATTGCCATTGAAGGAAGAAGAGACACACAGCGTGCGAAGGATTTTATTTCGGAACACGGCCTTACCTTTCACTTTCTGGAAGCTTCAGAAAATGGACCTGACGTAGTGAAGGACCTGTACAGGGTCCGGGCATTCCCTACAAGCTTCATTCTGGATGGTAAGGGTAAGATCCTCTATTACCACCTGGGCTTTGAAGCCGGAGATGAAGAAACGATCCAGAAGGAGATCGATTCCATTCTGAACCAGTCCTGA
- a CDS encoding efflux RND transporter permease subunit: protein MSLSSLSVHRPVTTVMVTIAIVMFGLVAITRLPINLLPDITYPTFVVEAAFPGASPMEVENLVARPIEEAVGVLPGVHRIRSRSTAGLAQVTIEFGWGTNLDLATMDVREKLDLLVLPEEVDKPLILKYDPLSDPILRLSFRGNAPLSVLRTFADRTIKRNLETIPGVAAVKVLGGQDREIHVVILPDRLRVLGVTLEDVETALAQHNVNIAGGSLYQNDARFTVRALNQMLTPEDAGNVPVKIEATTPVYLKDVADVSWGYQRPEAMAATEEGPSIELAIYREGDANVVALSKRIQRYLPSLDKLLPPETSLDTLFDASSYIKDAISEVRSNAVVGGLIAIAILFFFLGSFRATLAVGLSIPISIIATFFLMDQFGITLNLMSLGGLALGVGMLVDNAIVVIEAIERRAERGSPFPGAAIEGTGEIAGAITASTLTTVAVFLPVLFLKGFAAQMFRDEALTVTFALLASLVVALSLIPMLTARLSGNQKRKGFFPASIAERYQKFLGPVVRRPGLTVFLFLALFLAAVFMARNLQVDLLPPLHQGTLILNAKLPPGTRLESTDVFARELIAFAKDLPGVTDVFATSGRWQRGSQPEEERGENTTEIYFKLKGRDISVVEENLQSSIAEFLSSRPRLTYTFTQPTLLSFSTPIEIEIIGSDLDDLQHAGETVLEALASQPFLKDVQSTATKRSPEIQVSFLPARLAFYGLTFGEVAEAIRKQVEGTIATKLDVGEEEIGVRVKTFEGDVLEVDALAGIKVGRRGDKDILLSQVAKVEKGLGPSEIQRVGQRRVVTVTANLRGIYLSGAVSQIQTVLDQLHLPAGVQAVVSGANLEMQESFRGLLLAFLLAVFCVYVVMASQFESFLHPFIILFTVPLGIIGAIFTLTLLGLQVNVIVLIGIVMLSGIVVNNGIVMVDTANQLRRGGLSPEKAVIEAAGLRFRPILMTALTTILGLLPLSLGMGPGAELKAPLGITVVGGLSFATLLTLFFIPALYKLFTRK from the coding sequence GTGAGCCTATCTTCCCTTTCCGTCCATCGTCCGGTCACTACGGTCATGGTGACGATCGCCATTGTCATGTTCGGCCTTGTGGCGATCACGCGACTCCCAATCAACCTGCTTCCTGACATTACCTATCCGACGTTCGTCGTAGAGGCTGCCTTCCCCGGCGCCTCACCCATGGAAGTGGAAAATCTTGTCGCCCGCCCGATCGAAGAGGCCGTGGGTGTCCTTCCCGGTGTTCACAGGATCCGAAGTCGATCGACTGCGGGCCTGGCTCAGGTGACGATCGAATTCGGCTGGGGTACCAACCTTGACCTCGCCACCATGGATGTGCGTGAAAAACTTGATTTACTCGTCCTTCCCGAAGAGGTCGACAAACCTCTCATTCTGAAATATGATCCCCTCTCCGATCCGATCCTTCGTCTCTCCTTCCGGGGGAACGCTCCCCTTTCCGTGCTGAGGACCTTTGCCGATCGAACCATTAAACGAAACCTGGAAACCATTCCCGGCGTCGCAGCAGTGAAGGTGCTTGGAGGTCAGGATCGTGAAATCCATGTCGTCATTCTTCCGGACCGACTGCGGGTCCTGGGCGTCACGCTGGAAGATGTGGAAACAGCCCTTGCCCAGCACAATGTCAATATCGCCGGAGGGAGCCTCTATCAGAACGATGCCCGGTTTACCGTCCGAGCGCTGAATCAAATGCTGACTCCGGAGGATGCGGGAAATGTCCCCGTAAAGATCGAGGCGACCACACCGGTATATTTGAAGGATGTTGCCGATGTTTCCTGGGGATACCAGCGGCCCGAAGCGATGGCTGCAACCGAGGAGGGACCTTCCATAGAACTGGCCATCTATCGGGAGGGCGATGCAAATGTCGTGGCCCTCTCCAAGCGAATCCAGCGGTATCTCCCTTCCCTGGACAAGCTTCTTCCGCCCGAGACCTCTCTGGATACACTCTTTGACGCCTCTTCCTATATCAAAGATGCCATCTCCGAGGTTCGTTCCAATGCGGTCGTGGGAGGGCTGATCGCAATTGCCATCCTTTTCTTCTTCCTGGGCAGTTTTCGAGCGACTCTTGCGGTGGGCCTGTCCATTCCCATCTCCATTATCGCCACATTCTTTCTGATGGATCAGTTTGGAATCACACTCAACCTGATGTCGCTGGGAGGGCTGGCCCTCGGGGTCGGCATGCTGGTGGATAATGCCATTGTCGTGATTGAAGCCATCGAAAGGAGAGCGGAGCGGGGCTCGCCCTTTCCAGGGGCCGCGATTGAAGGCACGGGTGAGATTGCCGGTGCCATTACGGCATCCACTCTTACCACAGTTGCCGTCTTCCTTCCCGTGCTCTTCCTCAAGGGTTTTGCCGCTCAAATGTTCAGGGATGAAGCTCTTACGGTCACCTTTGCCCTCCTGGCTTCACTGGTTGTTGCCCTTTCGCTCATTCCGATGCTAACGGCCCGACTTAGCGGAAACCAGAAACGGAAGGGATTTTTCCCTGCATCCATTGCAGAGCGTTATCAGAAATTTCTGGGCCCGGTTGTAAGGCGGCCGGGGCTGACCGTATTCCTCTTTCTGGCTCTCTTTCTTGCAGCCGTCTTTATGGCACGCAACCTCCAGGTCGATCTCCTCCCCCCCCTCCATCAGGGAACTCTGATTTTGAATGCCAAGCTGCCCCCGGGTACGCGCCTGGAGTCGACCGATGTCTTTGCCCGTGAATTAATTGCCTTTGCCAAAGACTTACCCGGCGTCACCGACGTTTTCGCCACCTCGGGACGTTGGCAGCGGGGAAGTCAGCCCGAGGAAGAACGCGGAGAAAACACGACCGAAATCTATTTCAAACTCAAGGGTCGGGACATCTCCGTCGTGGAGGAAAACCTTCAGAGCTCGATTGCCGAATTTCTATCAAGTCGACCAAGACTGACCTATACCTTCACTCAGCCGACTCTTCTTTCTTTTTCCACTCCCATCGAAATTGAGATCATCGGTTCGGATCTGGACGATCTTCAACATGCGGGAGAAACCGTTCTGGAAGCCCTCGCGTCCCAACCCTTTCTTAAAGACGTTCAATCCACGGCCACAAAACGGTCTCCCGAGATTCAGGTCAGTTTTCTGCCAGCCCGCCTGGCATTTTACGGACTCACTTTCGGTGAAGTTGCGGAGGCGATCCGAAAACAGGTGGAAGGCACGATTGCAACAAAGCTGGACGTTGGAGAAGAGGAAATCGGTGTGCGCGTGAAGACCTTCGAAGGTGACGTCCTGGAAGTCGATGCCCTAGCGGGAATCAAAGTGGGCCGGCGTGGAGATAAGGATATCCTCCTTTCTCAGGTGGCGAAAGTAGAAAAGGGCCTGGGTCCGTCGGAAATTCAGCGGGTGGGTCAGCGCCGGGTCGTTACCGTTACCGCCAACCTCAGGGGTATCTACCTTTCCGGCGCAGTGAGCCAGATCCAGACGGTACTGGATCAGCTTCATCTGCCCGCCGGGGTCCAGGCCGTCGTATCCGGAGCCAACCTGGAGATGCAGGAAAGCTTTCGCGGCCTTCTTCTTGCCTTTCTTCTGGCGGTTTTCTGCGTGTACGTCGTGATGGCTTCCCAGTTTGAATCCTTCCTCCATCCCTTTATCATTCTTTTCACAGTGCCCCTGGGTATCATCGGTGCCATCTTCACGTTGACCCTGCTTGGACTGCAGGTGAATGTTATTGTACTGATCGGTATCGTCATGCTCTCCGGGATTGTCGTCAATAATGGCATCGTCATGGTGGACACAGCCAACCAGCTCCGTCGCGGAGGCCTCTCACCCGAGAAGGCGGTTATCGAGGCGGCGGGGCTTCGCTTTCGCCCCATTCTCATGACCGCGTTGACCACCATTCTGGGCCTCTTACCTCTCAGCCTGGGAATGGGACCCGGTGCCGAGCTGAAAGCTCCCCTGGGAATTACCGTGGTCGGCGGCCTGTCCTTCGCAACCCTTCTC